A single Stutzerimonas stutzeri DNA region contains:
- the alr gene encoding alanine racemase translates to MRPLVATVDLTALRHNYQLARQCAPGRKAFAVVKANAYGHGAPAAVRCLADIADGFAVASLEEAEQVRAVDRSARLLLLEGCFEPGEYVRAAELGLDVAVQGEAQANALLQASLCRPLNVWFKLDSGMHRLGFTAPALRQWYPRLADAPQVAEINLMSHFACADERGHPLNEAQLEQFTGLLDLDFTHRSFANSAAVLTMSAAHMDWLRPGIMLYGASPFADLSAATLGLKPVMTLTAAIIAIRDVAVGECVGYGASWVAQRPSRIATVSCGYADGYPRTAPPGTCVAIRGERAPLAGRVSMDMLAVDVTDLLQVALGDEVELWGARVPIDELAQACGTIGYELLTKVTQRVPRRYVSD, encoded by the coding sequence ATGCGTCCCCTGGTTGCCACGGTCGATCTGACAGCCCTTCGCCATAACTATCAACTTGCCAGGCAGTGCGCGCCGGGCCGCAAGGCGTTCGCCGTGGTAAAAGCCAACGCGTACGGTCACGGCGCGCCGGCAGCCGTGCGCTGTCTGGCAGATATTGCAGATGGTTTCGCAGTCGCTTCGCTGGAGGAGGCCGAGCAAGTGCGGGCCGTCGACCGGAGCGCGAGACTGTTGCTGCTCGAAGGCTGCTTCGAGCCGGGCGAGTACGTCAGGGCGGCCGAGCTTGGACTGGATGTGGCGGTTCAGGGCGAGGCGCAGGCTAACGCGTTGCTGCAGGCCTCGCTATGCCGCCCATTGAACGTGTGGTTCAAGCTCGACTCCGGGATGCACCGGCTGGGATTCACGGCCCCGGCTTTGCGCCAATGGTACCCGCGATTGGCTGACGCGCCGCAGGTCGCCGAAATCAATCTGATGAGTCATTTCGCTTGCGCCGATGAGCGCGGCCATCCGCTCAACGAAGCTCAGCTCGAGCAGTTCACCGGTCTGTTGGACCTGGATTTCACTCATCGCTCGTTCGCCAATTCAGCGGCTGTACTGACGATGTCGGCTGCGCATATGGATTGGCTGCGTCCTGGCATCATGCTGTACGGCGCATCGCCCTTCGCGGACTTGAGCGCTGCGACATTGGGCCTGAAGCCGGTGATGACCTTGACCGCTGCGATCATCGCGATACGCGACGTCGCTGTGGGGGAATGCGTCGGCTACGGTGCCAGTTGGGTGGCGCAGCGTCCATCGCGTATCGCCACCGTCAGTTGCGGTTACGCCGACGGTTATCCCCGTACGGCGCCACCCGGCACCTGTGTGGCGATTCGTGGTGAGCGGGCGCCTCTGGCCGGGCGGGTGTCGATGGATATGCTGGCGGTAGATGTCACCGATCTGCTGCAGGTGGCGCTGGGCGATGAGGTGGAGCTGTGGGGCGCGCGAGTACCGATCGATGAACTGGCCCAGGCCTGCGGCACAATCGGTTACGAGTTGCTGACCAAAGTCACCCAGCGCGTCCCCCGGCGCTACGTCAGCGACTGA
- a CDS encoding YgiQ family radical SAM protein, translating to MHAAKPLFDYPKYWAECFGPAPFLPMSREEMDQLGWDSCDIIIVTGDAYVDHPSFGMAIIGRLLEAQGFRVGIISQPNWQSKDDFMKLGEPNLFFGIAAGNMDSMINRYTADRKIRSDDAYTAGGLAGKRPDRASLVYSQRCKEAYKHVPVVLGGIEASLRRIAHYDYWSDKVRRSILMDATADILLYGNAERAIVEVAQRLARGETVEQITDVRGTAFIRKDAPQDWFEIDSTRIDRPGKVDKIINPYVSTQDLQACAIEQEKGPTEDPNEPKVVQLLPNPKIERDRTVIRLPSFEKVRNDPALYAHANRVLHLETNPGNARALVQRHGDHDIWLNPPPIPLTTEEMDYVFASPYARVPHPSYGEAKIPAYDMIRFSVNIMRGCFGGCTFCSITEHEGRIIQNRSHESILHEIEEMKKLPGFTGVVSDLGGPTANMYRIACKSPEIEQHCRKPSCVYPGICENLNTDHSSLIELYRKARALPGVKKILIASGLRYDLAVESPEYVKELVTHHVGGYLKIAPEHTERGPLDKMMKPGIGSYDKFKRMFDKYSKEAGKEQYLIPYFIAAHPGTTDEDMMNLALWLKANGFRADQVQAFYPSPMASATAMYHSGKNPLRKVTYKSEGVVIVKSEEQRRLHKAFLRYHDPKGWPMLREALQRMGRADLIGSGKHQLIPVHQPASEGYQSARRKNSTPAGSKKAGQGGQILTQHTGLPPRSHDGNAWDKREQAKAAAEARRKAAAGAGKPSAKNRKPSQRPVAPR from the coding sequence ATGCACGCCGCCAAACCCCTGTTCGACTATCCCAAGTACTGGGCCGAGTGTTTCGGTCCGGCGCCATTCCTGCCGATGAGCAGGGAGGAGATGGATCAGCTCGGCTGGGATTCGTGCGACATCATCATTGTCACAGGCGACGCCTACGTAGACCATCCGTCGTTCGGCATGGCGATCATCGGCCGCCTGCTGGAGGCCCAGGGATTTCGCGTGGGGATCATCAGCCAGCCCAACTGGCAGAGCAAGGACGACTTCATGAAGCTCGGCGAGCCGAACCTGTTCTTCGGGATCGCGGCCGGCAACATGGACTCGATGATCAACCGCTACACCGCTGATCGCAAAATCCGGTCCGACGACGCCTATACGGCCGGTGGCCTGGCAGGCAAGCGTCCGGACCGGGCGAGCCTGGTCTATAGCCAGCGTTGCAAGGAGGCCTACAAGCACGTGCCGGTGGTGCTCGGCGGCATCGAGGCCTCCCTGCGGCGGATCGCCCATTACGATTACTGGTCGGACAAGGTGCGCCGCTCGATCCTGATGGACGCGACCGCGGACATCCTGCTCTATGGCAACGCTGAACGCGCCATCGTCGAGGTGGCCCAGCGGCTTGCGCGGGGCGAGACGGTCGAACAGATCACCGATGTGCGCGGTACTGCCTTTATCCGCAAGGATGCGCCGCAGGACTGGTTCGAAATCGACTCGACGCGCATCGATCGGCCTGGCAAGGTCGACAAGATCATCAACCCCTACGTCAGTACACAGGACCTGCAGGCCTGTGCGATCGAGCAGGAGAAAGGACCCACCGAGGATCCTAACGAGCCCAAGGTCGTCCAGTTGCTGCCCAATCCTAAAATCGAGCGTGATCGAACCGTGATCCGCTTGCCTTCGTTCGAAAAGGTTCGCAACGACCCGGCGCTGTATGCCCATGCCAACCGGGTGCTTCACCTGGAAACGAACCCGGGCAACGCCCGTGCGCTGGTCCAGCGGCACGGCGACCATGACATCTGGCTGAATCCGCCACCGATACCGTTGACCACCGAGGAAATGGACTACGTATTCGCCTCGCCGTATGCGCGGGTGCCACATCCGTCCTATGGCGAGGCGAAGATCCCCGCCTACGACATGATCCGTTTTTCGGTGAACATCATGCGTGGCTGTTTCGGTGGCTGCACCTTCTGTTCGATTACCGAGCACGAAGGGCGAATCATCCAGAACCGCTCCCACGAATCGATCCTGCACGAGATCGAGGAGATGAAGAAACTGCCCGGCTTCACCGGTGTGGTCTCGGACCTGGGCGGCCCGACTGCGAATATGTACCGCATCGCCTGCAAGAGTCCGGAAATCGAACAGCACTGCCGCAAGCCGTCGTGCGTGTATCCGGGCATCTGCGAAAACCTCAATACCGACCACAGTTCCCTGATCGAGCTGTACCGCAAGGCCCGCGCGTTGCCGGGCGTGAAGAAAATCCTGATCGCCTCGGGCCTGCGCTATGACCTGGCGGTGGAATCGCCGGAGTACGTCAAGGAGCTGGTCACCCATCATGTCGGCGGCTATTTGAAGATTGCTCCGGAGCACACCGAGCGCGGGCCTCTGGACAAGATGATGAAGCCGGGGATCGGCAGCTATGACAAGTTCAAGCGGATGTTCGACAAGTATTCGAAGGAAGCGGGCAAGGAGCAGTACCTGATCCCGTACTTCATCGCCGCGCATCCCGGAACCACTGACGAGGACATGATGAACCTCGCGCTGTGGCTCAAGGCCAACGGCTTCCGCGCCGACCAGGTGCAGGCCTTCTATCCCTCACCCATGGCCAGCGCCACGGCGATGTACCACAGCGGCAAGAACCCGCTGCGCAAGGTGACGTACAAGAGCGAGGGCGTCGTGATCGTCAAGAGCGAGGAACAACGTCGGTTGCACAAGGCGTTCCTCCGCTATCACGACCCCAAGGGTTGGCCGATGCTGCGCGAAGCGTTGCAGCGCATGGGGCGGGCCGATCTGATCGGCAGCGGCAAGCATCAGCTGATTCCTGTCCATCAGCCGGCTAGCGAAGGCTACCAGAGCGCGCGCCGCAAGAACTCGACGCCCGCCGGCAGCAAGAAGGCCGGGCAGGGCGGCCAGATTCTTACCCAGCACACTGGCTTGCCGCCGCGCAGTCACGACGGCAACGCCTGGGACAAGCGTGAGCAGGCCAAGGCCGCCGCCGAGGCGCGACGCAAGGCGGCTGCGGGTGCCGGAAAACCATCGGCAAAGAACCGCAAGCCATCGCAGCGTCCCGTCGCTCCCCGCTGA
- a CDS encoding methyl-accepting chemotaxis protein — translation MRLKSLTTLNTLLLVAICLALGVTLWWSERALQRPYQLMDRYLGLSQRFEHQVASNIQDYLANGNAVRHNAAMQALDSLAADVAALPKQFAERLQPSLEQLNGFTATELLAAGKLAGDPQGLLLQAEREMASALLQLHRYAAQSTQASANRYQAPLFEASRQLLRLSHARDKLTSSGRDELAADVEQTLQALSREADALEALPLLGIAGERRTGASAFAALLDLEGEQPEHAGEDQGIALKRELLGLIKRYPAELQRTRDLIRQRSALMASSEQKVTALQHALTELEPVIRSEHGRIQSEVRLIQGTIIALILLVALAIDRLQRKVTRALGQLAPALRAWAQGDFGETAQLESKTPEMVEIAASLNQLRSYLLMLVGTLRQHAQEVNSGSQSLAQMSSDLHQGASRQTGDTAQIRDSLGELEATIQDVANGASQTADASRAAGQAVSHGQRVISQSLAGLKGLVSEVQHNAQAIEHLADETSVIGKVLIVIRSIAEQTNLLALNAAIEAARAGEQGRGFAVVADEVRTLAQRTSGATEEIQQLIGNLQKAAHQSVQAMRVQVDHAEATAGLAETADLALNEIVTTIGTIEQMAERIAQATAQQSDAVSEIREHSERIHHLGDSNLAHIGRGREQSEQMLKLANDLSQATLAFKC, via the coding sequence ATGCGTCTGAAGTCGCTCACCACACTCAACACCTTGCTGCTCGTTGCGATCTGCCTCGCGTTGGGCGTCACGCTCTGGTGGTCGGAGCGCGCGCTGCAGCGTCCCTATCAGTTGATGGATCGTTACCTCGGGCTTTCCCAACGCTTCGAGCACCAGGTCGCGAGCAACATCCAGGATTACCTGGCCAACGGCAACGCGGTCCGCCATAACGCGGCAATGCAAGCGCTGGACAGTCTTGCGGCGGACGTTGCAGCCCTGCCGAAGCAGTTCGCCGAGCGGTTGCAACCGAGCCTTGAGCAGCTCAACGGGTTTACCGCGACCGAGCTGCTCGCCGCCGGCAAGCTTGCCGGCGATCCGCAAGGTCTGCTGCTGCAAGCCGAGCGGGAAATGGCCAGCGCACTGCTACAGTTGCATCGTTACGCGGCGCAAAGCACCCAGGCTTCGGCCAACCGGTACCAGGCGCCTCTGTTCGAGGCCAGCCGCCAGTTGCTGCGCCTGAGCCACGCGCGCGACAAGCTGACGAGCAGCGGACGAGACGAACTGGCGGCAGACGTTGAACAGACCCTGCAGGCGTTGAGCAGGGAGGCTGATGCACTCGAGGCGTTGCCTCTACTCGGCATCGCAGGCGAACGGCGTACAGGCGCCAGCGCGTTCGCCGCACTGCTCGACCTCGAGGGAGAGCAGCCGGAACACGCCGGCGAAGATCAGGGCATCGCCCTCAAGCGCGAGCTGCTCGGCCTGATCAAGCGCTATCCGGCCGAGCTTCAGCGGACCCGCGACCTGATCCGCCAGCGCAGCGCGTTGATGGCCAGCAGCGAGCAGAAGGTCACCGCGTTGCAACACGCACTTACCGAGCTTGAACCGGTGATACGGTCCGAGCATGGGCGCATCCAGTCGGAGGTGCGTCTGATCCAGGGCACGATCATCGCACTGATATTACTGGTCGCCCTCGCCATCGATCGTTTGCAGCGCAAAGTGACCCGCGCGCTGGGCCAGCTCGCCCCAGCCCTGCGTGCCTGGGCCCAGGGGGACTTTGGCGAGACGGCGCAGCTGGAATCGAAGACGCCTGAAATGGTCGAGATTGCCGCCTCGCTGAATCAGCTACGCAGCTACCTGCTGATGCTGGTCGGCACGCTGCGCCAGCACGCGCAAGAGGTCAACAGCGGTAGCCAAAGCCTTGCGCAGATGAGCAGCGATCTTCACCAGGGCGCCAGTCGCCAGACCGGCGATACGGCACAGATACGCGATTCGCTGGGTGAACTGGAGGCGACCATCCAGGACGTCGCCAATGGTGCCAGCCAGACCGCAGATGCCAGCCGGGCGGCGGGACAGGCCGTCAGTCATGGACAAAGGGTCATCAGCCAGAGCCTCGCGGGCCTCAAGGGCCTGGTCAGCGAAGTCCAGCACAATGCCCAGGCCATCGAGCATCTGGCCGACGAAACCAGCGTCATTGGCAAAGTGCTGATCGTGATCCGCTCGATTGCCGAGCAGACCAACCTGCTGGCGTTGAACGCGGCCATCGAAGCCGCGCGGGCTGGAGAGCAAGGCCGTGGTTTCGCCGTCGTGGCCGATGAAGTCCGCACGCTGGCACAGCGTACCAGCGGGGCCACGGAGGAAATCCAGCAGCTGATCGGCAATCTGCAGAAGGCCGCCCATCAGTCCGTCCAGGCCATGCGCGTGCAGGTCGATCATGCCGAAGCCACCGCTGGACTCGCTGAAACGGCTGACCTGGCGCTAAACGAGATCGTGACCACCATCGGCACCATCGAACAGATGGCGGAACGAATCGCGCAGGCCACCGCGCAGCAGAGCGACGCTGTGAGCGAAATCCGCGAACACAGCGAACGCATCCACCACCTGGGCGATAGCAACCTGGCGCATATCGGCCGTGGCCGCGAGCAAAGCGAACAGATGTTGAAGCTGGCCAACGACCTGAGTCAGGCGACGCTGGCATTCAAGTGCTGA
- a CDS encoding response regulator — protein sequence MSDQEELKQHFAQRVIHQAREVLEVWQQLQRSEWNDSYRAALTDANQRLRRFAERFEQTEHRELAIGIDNCLDDIQDNRGRLSSNTIATLSQLVYRLGRTGLRHSDPRGQSGYVPPLSKPVYIALEDHERAKHVVRQLEFFSMAARAFSSDSEFRAAMHERHPAALVMDVDFNGPGEGLRLVERVQQGLEEKLPVIFFSHEETDTPMRLAAVRAGGLDFFTGTIDASSLLEKIEIFTRTAHYEPFRVLIIDDSRAQATHTERVLNNAGIITQTLNEPIQAISHLADFQPDLIILDMYMPECMGTELAKVIRQHERYVSVPIIYLSAEDDLDKQLDAMNEGGDDFLTKPIKPSHLIATVRTRAERARHLKARIVRDSLTGLYNHTHSLQLLEDASSRARRDGQSLCFAMIDIDHFKRVNDTYGHPMGDRVIKSLALFLKQRLRKTDHIGRYGGEEFAVVLPDTRAEDAVKVLDEIRQRFAEIHYPAQPADLSCTFSCGIAELTLEADVKALTQQADEALYRAKHGGRNRVERFTLSRE from the coding sequence AGCGCTTGCGCCGATTTGCCGAGCGCTTCGAGCAGACCGAGCATCGGGAACTGGCCATCGGCATCGACAATTGCCTGGACGACATTCAGGACAACCGCGGCCGATTGTCCAGCAACACCATCGCCACCCTCAGCCAACTGGTCTACCGCCTCGGACGAACCGGGCTTCGCCACAGCGATCCACGTGGCCAGTCGGGCTACGTTCCGCCATTGAGCAAGCCCGTCTATATCGCCCTCGAAGACCATGAGCGCGCCAAGCATGTGGTGCGGCAACTCGAGTTCTTCAGCATGGCCGCCCGGGCGTTCTCCAGCGACAGCGAGTTTCGCGCCGCCATGCACGAGCGCCATCCCGCGGCGCTGGTAATGGACGTCGACTTCAACGGCCCAGGCGAGGGCCTGCGGCTCGTCGAACGCGTACAACAGGGCCTGGAGGAGAAACTGCCCGTGATCTTCTTCAGCCATGAAGAAACCGACACGCCGATGCGCCTGGCCGCCGTGCGCGCCGGCGGACTGGACTTCTTCACCGGCACCATCGACGCCTCCAGCCTGCTGGAAAAGATCGAGATCTTTACCCGCACCGCCCACTACGAACCTTTCCGAGTGCTGATCATCGACGACTCGCGTGCGCAGGCGACCCATACCGAACGGGTCCTGAACAATGCGGGGATCATCACCCAGACGCTCAATGAGCCGATTCAGGCGATCAGCCACCTGGCAGACTTCCAGCCCGACCTGATCATCCTCGACATGTATATGCCCGAATGCATGGGCACGGAACTGGCCAAGGTCATTCGCCAGCACGAACGCTACGTGAGCGTGCCCATCATCTACCTGTCCGCGGAAGACGACCTCGACAAACAGCTCGATGCGATGAACGAAGGAGGCGACGACTTCCTGACCAAGCCGATCAAGCCCAGCCACCTGATCGCCACGGTGCGGACCCGCGCCGAACGCGCGCGCCACCTGAAGGCCCGGATCGTGCGCGACAGCCTGACCGGGCTCTACAACCATACCCATAGCCTGCAGCTGCTCGAAGACGCCAGCTCGCGGGCCCGGCGTGACGGCCAGTCCCTGTGTTTCGCCATGATCGATATCGATCATTTCAAGAGGGTCAACGACACCTACGGGCACCCCATGGGCGACCGGGTGATCAAGAGCCTGGCCCTGTTCCTCAAGCAACGTCTGCGCAAGACGGACCATATTGGCCGTTATGGAGGCGAGGAGTTCGCCGTCGTCCTGCCGGACACCCGGGCGGAAGACGCGGTAAAGGTCCTCGACGAGATCCGCCAGCGCTTTGCCGAGATCCATTACCCTGCGCAACCGGCCGATCTCTCCTGTACGTTCAGCTGCGGCATCGCCGAGTTGACCCTCGAGGCCGACGTCAAGGCGCTGACCCAGCAGGCCGACGAAGCCCTCTATCGGGCCAAACATGGCGGACGCAACCGTGTGGAGCGGTTCACGCTGTCACGTGAGTGA